One Solibacillus sp. R5-41 DNA segment encodes these proteins:
- the fapR gene encoding transcription factor FapR, which yields MKRSKKERQSLLTEKITDNPFVTDEQLAAEFNVSVQTIRLDRMELAIPELRERIKDVAAKKYDEVKSLPLDEVIGEIIDIELDNRALSIFDVSSEHVFQRNGIARGHHLFAQANSLAVAVIDDELALTAKSNVAFVKPVRAGDRVVTKAIVTGKQPEKNRTFIEVISTVDNEVVFKGDFEMYRTKGEEK from the coding sequence ATGAAGCGTTCCAAAAAAGAGCGTCAGTCGTTATTGACGGAAAAAATTACTGATAATCCATTCGTCACAGATGAACAACTAGCAGCTGAGTTTAATGTGAGCGTTCAAACGATTCGATTAGATCGTATGGAGCTTGCAATACCGGAATTGCGAGAACGCATTAAAGATGTTGCTGCAAAAAAATATGATGAAGTAAAATCACTGCCACTCGATGAAGTAATCGGTGAAATAATTGACATAGAGTTAGATAATCGTGCATTATCGATTTTTGATGTAAGCTCAGAGCATGTTTTTCAACGTAATGGAATTGCCCGAGGGCATCATTTATTTGCACAGGCCAATTCGCTTGCAGTAGCGGTAATTGATGATGAGCTAGCATTAACGGCAAAATCCAATGTGGCTTTTGTGAAACCTGTTCGAGCAGGTGATCGTGTTGTTACAAAAGCGATTGTTACGGGAAAGCAACCTGAAAAAAATCGTACATTCATAGAAGTGATTTCGACCGTTGATAATGAAGTTGTATTCAAGGGTGACTTTGAAATGTACCGCACGAAAGGTGAAGAGAAATGA